The following coding sequences are from one Streptomyces sp. NBC_00536 window:
- the lysA gene encoding diaminopimelate decarboxylase — translation MTITAPADAPANAGELSIWPASTTPLPHGGLAVGGVPLGEIADRFDTPVYILDEGEVRARCRTYRDAFPDADVLYAAKAFLSRAMVRWVDEEGLGLDVCSAGELELAVTAGFPPERIVLHGNAKSPRDLEAALRLGVGRIVIDGPSEIARIAAAMGPGGHQKVMVRVVPGVSAGAHDKIRTGTDGQKFGLSLTDGGAQHAITRVLGQPQLELTGLHCHIGSQISDVKPYLVALRRLVGLMARIRDAHGVILPELDMGGGHAVAYRPGEPALDLTALARGLRAELAEGCAAAGLSVPRLAVEPGRAVVGPAGVAVYRVLAVKRTGDTVFVAVDGGMSDNPRPALYGVRYAPRLIGRHSTAGPCTATVVGRHCEAGDVLATDVELPGDVHPGDLLAVPVAGAYQLSMASGYNLVGRPAVVAVHEGTARLLVRRETLEDFRGRDVGA, via the coding sequence ATGACCATCACCGCCCCGGCCGATGCTCCGGCCAATGCCGGCGAGCTGTCCATATGGCCCGCGTCCACGACCCCGCTCCCGCACGGCGGCCTGGCCGTCGGCGGGGTACCGCTCGGCGAGATCGCCGACCGCTTCGACACACCGGTGTACATCCTGGACGAGGGCGAGGTGCGCGCCCGCTGCCGCACCTACCGGGACGCGTTCCCCGACGCCGACGTGCTGTACGCCGCGAAGGCCTTCCTCTCCCGCGCCATGGTGCGCTGGGTGGACGAGGAGGGGCTCGGCCTGGACGTGTGCTCGGCCGGGGAGCTGGAACTCGCCGTCACCGCCGGTTTCCCGCCCGAGCGGATCGTGCTGCACGGCAACGCGAAGTCGCCCCGCGACCTGGAGGCGGCGCTGCGGCTCGGCGTGGGGCGGATCGTGATCGACGGTCCGTCCGAGATCGCGCGGATCGCGGCCGCCATGGGCCCCGGCGGGCACCAGAAGGTCATGGTGCGGGTGGTGCCCGGCGTTTCGGCGGGCGCCCACGACAAGATCCGTACCGGTACGGACGGCCAGAAGTTCGGCCTGTCCCTCACCGACGGGGGCGCGCAGCACGCGATCACCCGGGTCCTCGGCCAGCCCCAGCTCGAACTCACCGGACTGCACTGCCACATCGGCTCGCAGATCTCCGACGTGAAGCCCTATCTGGTGGCGCTGCGCCGCCTGGTGGGCCTGATGGCGCGGATCCGGGACGCGCACGGGGTGATCCTGCCCGAGCTGGACATGGGCGGCGGCCACGCCGTCGCCTACCGGCCGGGCGAGCCCGCCCTCGACCTCACCGCGCTCGCGCGCGGGCTCCGCGCGGAGCTGGCCGAGGGCTGCGCGGCCGCCGGGCTGAGCGTGCCGCGCCTCGCCGTCGAGCCGGGGCGGGCCGTCGTCGGCCCGGCCGGTGTGGCCGTCTACCGGGTGCTCGCCGTCAAGCGCACGGGAGACACGGTGTTCGTGGCGGTCGACGGGGGCATGAGTGACAACCCGCGGCCCGCCCTGTACGGGGTGCGCTACGCGCCCCGCCTGATCGGCCGCCACTCGACGGCCGGGCCGTGCACCGCGACCGTCGTCGGCCGCCACTGCGAGGCGGGCGACGTGCTGGCGACCGATGTGGAACTGCCGGGGGACGTCCATCCCGGGGACCTGCTCGCCGTACCGGTGGCGGGCGCGTACCAGCTGTCCATGGCCTCCGGCTACAACCTCGTCGGGCGCCCCGCGGTCGTCGCCGTGCACGAGGGCACGGCCCGGCTCCTGGTCCGGCGCGAGACGCTGGAGGACTTCCGCGGCCGGGACGTCGGCGCGTAG
- a CDS encoding phytanoyl-CoA dioxygenase family protein, whose protein sequence is MTTPAPDSRPRRPRPTLHRAPSDRPYFSADGESYLAQTTLRELTKSRPLRVLSEADFAHWQTYGYVIVREAIPAPEARRLLDFTWEFQGLDPDRPDTWHEDRPFRSELDQQLHVYGFVEAYHHQLLWDSRQAQRVYDAFVDVWDCEELWVTLDRLNLNPPNVKNRDRALIDPTDRGFDIELHWDIDTTLGVPPQRVQGIIALNDTSAELGGFQCNPELFRRFEEWKTAQPAGRDPLRPDVDRTEFPVVRPELHPGDLLIWNGLLAHGVARNTSKDGARAVQYLSMMPALEEHERLRRSRVESWRHLRTPRWNRTLVGDPVRPESERYPTATLNPLGSRLLGLTSWMDSDSDSDSDASTSTHTGQSEEPSCAVSA, encoded by the coding sequence ATGACGACACCTGCCCCAGACAGTCGCCCCCGCCGCCCCCGCCCCACGCTGCACAGAGCGCCGTCCGACCGCCCCTACTTCAGCGCGGACGGCGAGTCCTACCTGGCCCAGACCACCTTGCGGGAGCTGACCAAGTCGCGGCCGCTGCGGGTGCTGTCCGAAGCGGACTTCGCCCACTGGCAGACGTACGGGTACGTCATCGTCCGGGAGGCGATACCGGCCCCGGAGGCGCGCCGTCTGCTGGACTTCACCTGGGAGTTCCAGGGGCTCGACCCGGACCGGCCGGACACCTGGCACGAGGACCGGCCGTTCCGCTCCGAGCTGGACCAGCAGCTGCACGTCTACGGCTTCGTGGAGGCGTACCACCACCAGCTGCTCTGGGACAGCCGCCAGGCCCAGCGGGTGTACGACGCCTTCGTGGACGTCTGGGACTGCGAGGAACTCTGGGTCACCCTGGACCGGCTCAACCTCAACCCGCCCAACGTCAAGAACCGCGACCGGGCCCTGATCGACCCCACCGACCGGGGCTTCGACATCGAGCTGCACTGGGACATCGACACCACCCTCGGCGTCCCCCCGCAGCGCGTGCAGGGCATCATCGCGCTCAACGACACCAGCGCCGAGCTGGGCGGATTCCAGTGCAACCCGGAACTGTTCCGGCGGTTCGAGGAGTGGAAGACCGCCCAGCCCGCGGGCCGGGACCCGCTGCGCCCCGATGTGGACCGCACCGAATTCCCCGTCGTCCGGCCCGAACTGCACCCCGGCGACCTGCTGATCTGGAACGGCCTCCTCGCGCACGGCGTGGCCCGCAACACCTCGAAGGACGGGGCCCGGGCGGTCCAGTACCTGTCGATGATGCCCGCGCTGGAGGAGCACGAGCGGCTGCGGCGCTCCCGCGTGGAATCCTGGCGCCACCTGCGCACCCCGCGCTGGAACCGCACCCTGGTCGGCGACCCGGTGCGCCCCGAGTCCGAGCGCTACCCCACGGCCACCCTGAATCCGCTCGGCAGCCGCCTCCTCGGGCTCACCTCGTGGATGGACAGCGACTCCGACTCCGATTCCGACGCGAGCACGAGCACGCACACCGGGCAGAGCGAGGAGCCCTCGTGCGCCGTGTCTGCCTGA
- a CDS encoding aminoacyl--tRNA ligase-related protein: MSTPSITALPDGGLKNPGPGLITLDPVHTALLRGLDDLLTGLAARLAAPEVMGPPLLAAEGLARLDYFRNFPHLGVSAGRFAPEAFDGLAAGEAPGELSLRPTGHLLPSATCYGLLLSLEGRDVGEDGLRLSATGRCFRNETHYDGLRRLWGFHMREVLYLGTKQGAVEHLDQGAEFIQDVAGRLGLELTRAVADDPFYDKGGSRARLMALDPVKHEFNAPDGTAIASVNRHRNFFGERLGIRAGSHGPAYSGCVAFGVERWVHAMILTHGTPERALERLSDARA, translated from the coding sequence ATGAGCACACCCAGCATCACCGCCTTGCCGGACGGCGGTCTGAAGAACCCCGGTCCGGGCCTGATCACCCTGGACCCGGTCCACACCGCCCTGCTGCGCGGTCTGGACGACCTGCTCACCGGACTGGCCGCACGGCTCGCCGCCCCCGAGGTGATGGGGCCGCCGCTGCTGGCCGCCGAGGGCCTCGCGCGACTGGACTACTTCCGCAACTTCCCCCATCTCGGCGTGTCCGCCGGGCGTTTCGCCCCGGAGGCCTTCGATGGACTGGCGGCCGGTGAGGCGCCCGGGGAACTCTCCCTGCGGCCGACCGGCCACCTGCTGCCGTCCGCCACCTGTTACGGACTGCTGCTCTCCCTGGAGGGCCGGGACGTCGGCGAGGACGGGCTCCGGCTCTCCGCGACCGGCCGTTGCTTTCGCAATGAGACCCACTACGACGGACTGCGCCGCCTGTGGGGCTTCCACATGCGCGAAGTCCTGTACCTCGGCACGAAGCAGGGGGCCGTGGAGCACCTGGACCAGGGCGCCGAGTTCATCCAGGACGTGGCCGGACGCCTCGGTCTGGAGCTGACCCGCGCCGTGGCCGACGACCCGTTCTACGACAAGGGCGGCTCCCGGGCCCGGCTGATGGCGCTGGACCCGGTCAAGCACGAGTTCAACGCCCCCGACGGCACCGCCATCGCATCCGTGAACCGCCACCGCAACTTCTTCGGCGAGCGGCTCGGCATCCGCGCGGGCTCGCACGGACCGGCGTACAGCGGCTGTGTCGCCTTCGGCGTCGAGCGCTGGGTCCACGCCATGATCCTCACCCACGGCACCCCCGAGCGGGCGCTGGAACGACTGAGCGACGCCCGGGCCTGA
- a CDS encoding 4'-phosphopantetheinyl transferase family protein codes for MSRAGQERPAGRTVVAVVATTGEVLARPELHEGLLAPWERERLDRIRVPDRRDDVVAARLLVRLCAARFTGLAPQASSPAQYCAECERPGHGRPYLPGHPDVGVSLSHADGLVAAAVGPGAVGVDVEPAARRPGPLAVLSRMLPAADLREAAGLPDPGPALLRLWVRREARLKAGGGDVQLLEWTDERRAAVVAVAGAAPATAFTLDG; via the coding sequence GTGAGCCGGGCGGGCCAGGAGCGCCCGGCGGGCCGGACGGTGGTGGCCGTGGTGGCCACCACCGGCGAGGTGCTGGCCCGTCCGGAGCTGCACGAGGGCCTGCTCGCACCGTGGGAGCGCGAGCGCCTGGACCGGATCCGGGTGCCGGACCGCCGCGACGACGTGGTGGCGGCCCGGCTGCTGGTGCGGCTCTGCGCCGCCCGGTTCACCGGCCTGGCACCGCAGGCGTCGTCCCCGGCGCAGTACTGCGCCGAGTGCGAGCGGCCCGGGCACGGGCGCCCGTACCTGCCCGGCCACCCCGATGTCGGCGTCAGCCTGAGCCATGCCGACGGGCTGGTCGCGGCCGCCGTCGGCCCCGGTGCGGTCGGCGTCGACGTGGAGCCCGCCGCGCGCCGTCCCGGCCCCCTGGCGGTGCTGAGCCGGATGCTGCCCGCGGCGGACCTGCGGGAGGCCGCCGGCCTGCCCGACCCCGGCCCGGCGCTGCTGCGGCTGTGGGTCCGCCGGGAGGCCCGGCTGAAGGCGGGAGGTGGCGACGTACAGCTGCTGGAGTGGACGGACGAGCGGCGCGCGGCCGTGGTCGCGGTGGCCGGCGCCGCCCCGGCCACGGCCTTCACCCTTGACGGGTGA
- a CDS encoding universal stress protein, giving the protein MRGAAPRVVVGATGSPGSLAALHRAAAEARVRGAELWVVLAWRPPGGDLGSRGGAGTTVLSACRTAAVDRLREVLDTAFGTAPPGVPLGGVAVRGTPGAALVDATARDPADLLVVGTGSRAPLRRLVRPSVARYCLAHATCPVLAVPPSPLQAALDSVHRRNLWHLPLDPRELTP; this is encoded by the coding sequence GTGCGAGGAGCCGCACCGAGGGTCGTGGTCGGGGCCACCGGGAGTCCGGGGAGTCTGGCGGCCCTGCACCGGGCCGCCGCCGAGGCCCGCGTGCGCGGCGCCGAGCTGTGGGTCGTCCTGGCCTGGCGGCCGCCGGGCGGTGACCTCGGGAGCCGGGGCGGCGCCGGAACCACGGTCCTGTCGGCCTGCCGCACCGCGGCCGTCGACCGGCTGCGCGAGGTCCTCGACACCGCCTTCGGCACCGCGCCGCCGGGCGTCCCGCTCGGCGGCGTCGCGGTCCGGGGAACCCCGGGCGCGGCCCTCGTCGACGCCACCGCCCGCGACCCGGCGGACCTGCTCGTGGTGGGCACGGGATCCCGCGCCCCGCTGCGCCGCCTGGTCCGCCCGTCCGTGGCCCGCTACTGCCTGGCCCACGCCACCTGCCCCGTCCTGGCCGTGCCCCCGTCCCCGCTCCAGGCGGCCCTGGACTCCGTACACCGCCGCAACCTCTGGCACCTCCCCCTGGACCCCCGCGAACTCACCCCCTGA
- a CDS encoding acyl carrier protein gives MERIAAWLHEKNPGLEGAIEADEDLIEARLIDSMDFLEFIDLLEEISGSTIDLQEVTIDDFRTLARVQQRFLSAAALADASSSAG, from the coding sequence ATGGAACGCATCGCCGCGTGGCTCCACGAGAAGAACCCCGGCCTCGAAGGAGCGATCGAGGCCGACGAGGACCTCATCGAGGCCCGTCTCATCGACTCGATGGACTTCTTGGAGTTCATCGACCTCCTGGAGGAGATCTCCGGCAGCACCATCGACCTCCAGGAAGTCACCATCGACGACTTCCGCACGCTCGCCCGCGTCCAGCAGCGCTTCCTGAGCGCCGCCGCACTGGCCGACGCCTCGTCGTCGGCCGGGTGA
- a CDS encoding SAV_915 family protein, translated as MCLIQYADDPEPEEPVPAGLLYVPTRPGGAHLVVRLFRTPLGTRTAVGFTSPDRLAATLGAAQPWIRLSEAALRSMAAPLGADLLTVDPTLTAPPVASVAPAATGPAEEPAPQAPETTARTA; from the coding sequence ATGTGTCTGATCCAGTACGCCGACGATCCCGAGCCCGAGGAACCGGTCCCGGCCGGGCTCCTGTACGTACCCACCCGGCCGGGAGGGGCACACCTGGTGGTGCGGCTGTTCCGCACCCCGCTGGGAACGCGCACCGCCGTCGGCTTCACCAGCCCGGACCGGCTGGCCGCCACCCTCGGCGCCGCCCAGCCCTGGATCCGGCTCTCCGAGGCCGCGCTGCGGTCGATGGCCGCACCGCTCGGCGCGGACCTGCTGACGGTCGACCCGACGCTCACCGCTCCCCCGGTCGCGTCCGTCGCCCCCGCGGCCACCGGGCCCGCGGAGGAACCGGCTCCGCAGGCGCCCGAGACCACCGCCCGGACCGCCTGA